The following is a genomic window from Pyxidicoccus trucidator.
GCCGGGGACTGGGGGCGCGACTGATGAAGCGCGGCCTGGAGCTGGCGGCGGAGCAGGGCGACCCCTGCTTCCTGGAGACGGCCAAGGAGTCCAACCGCGAGTGGTATCGCGGCTTCGGCTTCGACCTCCAGCGCGAGGAGCCATGCTTCGACGGCGGGCCGCCACAGTGGTTCATGTGGCGGCCGCCGGAGACGGTGGCCTCGGGGAAAGGGCGCGCGGAGGTGGCACCTCCCGCGCGGGCTCCCGGCGCGGCGTAGGTCAGCGGTCGATGCGGAACCTCACCACGACGCCCGCGTGGTCGGAGGGCCAGCGCCCCTGCTCGGTGCGGTCGGACAGCTCGTCACCGACGACCTCGGCGGAGAGCGGCTCGAGGCCGTCACCGTTGTAGAGGACCAGGTCGATGCGCTCGTCGAAGCCCTCGGTGGTGGTGTCATTCACCGTGTCGCTGACGCAGCAGGTGAAGCCGTCACCCGAGCCCACCGTCGTCCACGCGTCGGTGAGGCCGGCCGAGCCGGTGAGGATTCCATAGGCCGGCGTCGGAGAGCCCGGGCCGGTGTTGAGGTCGCCCACCAGGATGAGGGGCCGGGGATAGCCCGCGAGGATGGTGGCCAGCTCGTTGGCCTGGGCTTCGTTGGCGGGCATCAGCCCTTCCATGTGCGAGTTCACGAAGGTGAGGCGCGCTCCGTCCACCGTGGCCTCCACCTTGGTGAACCCGCGCCTGAAGGTGACCGACGCGCCGCCCACGGGCACCTGCTGGTTGGTGGTGTAGTTCTGCTCCACCACGTTCGAAATCAGGACGTCTCCCCGTGACAGGATGACGTCGTAGTCCGTCAGGCGGATGTCGGTGAGGTCGCTCGCGTTGCCGGAGAGCGCGGCCGGGAGCTCGGAGTCCGCGTTCGTCACCTTCGCGGCGACGCGGTAGTTCAGCCCGCGCGCCTCCAACTCGGCCATCAGGATGGCGAGGAAGTCGTAGGTGATGTTCGCCGCATCCGGCAGCGGGTAGGAGCGGAAGTCGCTCGGGTACTGGGTCCGGTAGAGCGACACCTCCTGAAGGCCGACGAGCGCGGGGTCGGCCGCCTGGATTTCATCCGCGAGCGCCTTCGCGCGATCCCGGAAGTCCGTGGCCTGCACCGTCGCATAGAGCTGCGCGGCAATCGCCGGGACCTGCTCGAAGGTCTGGGCATTGGCGAGCAGGAAGATGTTGCCGCCCAGATAGATGTTCCGGGTCATCACCGCCGCTTCGGTCGAGCCTGTCTGGGAGTCGGGCTCGTCGTCGTCGCAGGCAGTCAGGGACAGCACGGCGCACCCGAGCAGCGGTGCCAGCAGGCGGAGGGGGCGTGGGAACATGGGGCTCCTGGGTGGAGGGAGGCCGCAGTGTGCCATGCGGGAAGCGCCCGGATGCCGGGGGAAGCGCGGGAGAGGGCTCCACCCCCGCGCCAGTCCACACTCCGCGCTCAGAGCCTCATGGGGCCGAGCTGGTGAGGCACCGGAACGCTCCCTCCAGGAGGTGGCAGCGCCAGGCTGCGCAGCGCTCCGTCGCGCCACGTCATGAAGCACAGCTCCGGGGACTCCAGGGGGACGTCGAAGTCGAAGTGCACCCGCATCAGGCCAGCCTCGGTGGACTCCTTCACGGTGATGTGGAGCCCCGTGAGCTGGAGCTCCGTTCCCGGCGCGGGAGGGGTGTCCTGGTAGACCTGCTCCCAGAAGCCGGTGTGGCGCACGTCCGCGCGCACCACGAGGTCCAGGCCCGTGGCCGAGGTGCGCTCCAGGACGTGTTCGTGCGGCGCCGAGCTGAGCAGCCGGAACCGGCGCGGCGCCCGGCCCTGGAGCACCATCGCCGCCGGGACGAAGGTGGCGATGCTCGGGTCGGCCGCGGCCACCATGACGAGGGTGCCCTCACACGGAGGGGCCGCGCTGGCGATGCTCCACTGGGCCTCGGCTATCTGGTCCAGGCCCAGGCCCATCACCACCCGGAAGAGCGGCCCCGCGACGAAGTGCCCGAGCACGAGGACCGCCACGGCCACCCGGAGTCCTCCGCGCGCCAGCCCTGAGCGCCCGGGCTCGCGGGCGGCCTCCCAGCTCCGGACCAGCAGCACGGCCACCAGGGCGCTGCCCGCCAGCAGCGGCACCATCAACACGCGGCCACCGATGACACCCGCGGCGCCAGGGATGACCGAGGCCAGCCCCCCGGGTAGCAACCAGCGCAGGGTGTTCCGCTCCTGCTCCGTCAGCCGCCCCCGAAGGGCGCGCAGGAGCAGCAGGGCGCCCACGGTGACGAGCGCTCCCCACACGGCGAAGGCCGCGTGCAGCGGGGGAAGGGACGAGGCGGCATCCGACGGCGTGCCGGCGACCAGCTCTCCCAGGAGGATGAGCACACGCTGGGCCATCGTCACGACGAAGGTCCCCGGCGCACCCAGCGGGTCCAGGTAGGCGCCGCTGCCTCGCGCGCCGTAGCCCCGCGCCACGTAGAAGGCGAGGTACACCCCCACCAGGATGATGAACGGAGCCAGGGCGACGGCCGCGCGGCGCAGTCCCTCGCGGCGGCCGAACAGCTCATAGGCGCCAATCAGCGCTACCGCCCCAAGCGCCGGCTCACCGCCGAGGAGCGCGCCCACCATCAGCAGCGGGCCGAGGAGCCGGCCCGGCCGCCAGCCGTCCTCGCGGGCTCGCAGGTGGGCCGCCAGGGACAGCAGCCCGAGCAGCCCGGACACGAGCGGATGGCGCGACGCGAGCCACGCCACCGGCATCAGGTGCGCCCCGGCGATGGCCCAGACGACGGTCGCCACCCCCGCGAGCGGTACGGGCAGGAGGCGCCGGTGCAGCGCGCCGACCACCGCCATCATCCCCAGGAACCACGCGAGGCTGTGGAGGTGCGCGGGCAGGGGCTCCTGTCCGAAGAGCCGCAGGTCCAGCACGAGCAGCGCGCTGGTCAGCGGCCGGAAGAACCGCACGGACAACACGTCCGACGTCCACCACGGCAGCAGCCCGGCCTCCCTCAGCCCCGCGGGGGTCGTGCGCGCGGTCCCCACGAACTCGTAGAGCGTCAGGGGCCCCCAGTCGCCTTGGTCCCGGAGCACCCCGGAGAGGACCAGGCGGTGCAACAGGTCGTCGAGCAGCAGCCCTACGTTCAGCGAGGGCAGCGACACGAGCACGCCCAGCCCCATCGCCAGGACGAGCGAGCGGGGCCAGCGCCACCACGAGCGGGACGCCGTGGCGCTGGAGGGCGGTGTGCCCGGGACTGCCTGTCTGGGTGTCTCGGACATGGTGGTAGGCCGCTTTCCCGCGTAGCTCGGGAGAGCGTACCCCTGTCGGACGGAAAGACGCGTGCCTTCCCGGGCCTCCCGGACGCCGAGGCCGCTGCCCGGGGGCGCCGGGGTGGACGCTCCGGCGATGGCGCGGCGCGGCACCCCGTCGCGCCATTGCCCTTCGCGGCGGCTTCCTCCACCATGCGCGCGGAGGTGGAACATGAATCAGGATTCAAGTCGAAGCGCGCTCGTGACGGGCGCGGCCAACGGCATCGGCCTCGCGGTGGCGGAGAGCCTGGCGGCGCAAGGAGTGCGGGTGTTGCTGGCGGACCTCGACGAGGCGGCGGGCACCGCGGCGGCGCAGCGGCTTCCCGGCGCCCGGTTCCAGCGGGCGGACGTGTCGTCCCGCGAGGACTGCCGCGCCCTGGTGGCGCACGCCGAGCGGGAGTGGGGGCGGCTGGACATCCTCGTCAACAACGCGGGCCTCCAGCACGTGTCCCCGGTGGAGGAGTTCCCCGAGGACCGCTGGGAGCAGCTCATCCGCATCATGCTCGTCGGCCCGTTCCTGCTGACGCGCTACGCCCTGCCGCTGATGTACGCCCGGAAGTGGGGGCGCATCATCAACGTGTCCTCGCTCCACGGGCTGGTGGCCTCGCCGTACAAGTCCGCGTACGTCTCCGCCAAGCACGGGCTGATGGGCCTGACGAAGACGGTGGCCCTCGAGGCCGCCGACAAGGGCGTCACCGTGAATGCCGTGTGCCCCAGCTACGTGCGCACGCCCCTGGTGGAGAAGCAGATTGCCGACCAGGCACGCGTCCACGGAATCACGGAGACGGAGGTGGTGGAGAAGATCATGCTGGCCCCCGCCGCCGTGAAGCGGCTGCTGGAGCCCTCCGAGGTCGCCGCCTACATCTCCTTCCTGTGCTCGGACGCCGCGGCCGGCATCACCGGGGCGGCACAGGTGATGGACTGCGGCTGGACGGCTCGCTGAGCACGTCCGGACCGGGGCTCGTGGGTGGAGCCTCGGTCAGGTTCTCCCGGAACGTCTCCGCCGACAGGTAGACGGAGACGAGGGTGATGACCGCCAGCGCCACCATGTAGAGGGACACCGACCAGGCCTGGCCCCCCGAGTACGCCAGCAGCGCGGTGGCCACCAGCGGCGACAGGCCCCCGGCGAACACCGACGCCAGCTGGTACCCCAGGGATGCGCCGCTGTAGCGGACGCGGGTGCCGAACAGCTCCGAGAAGAAGCTTGCCTGCGGCCCGTACATCGCCGCGTGCGCGATGATGCCCAGGACAATCGCCAGCCAGATGAGGCCCGTCTCCTTCGTGTCGAGCAGCCAGAAGAAGGGGAAGGCCATCAGCCCGCAGCCCACCGCGCCCGCCAGGTACACCGGCCGGCGGCCGAACCGGTCCGACGCGGCGCCAAACGCGGGAATCGCCACCAGGTGGACCGACATCGCAATCAGCACCCCGTTGAGGAAGGTGGAGCGCGGCAGTCCCAGCCGCTCCGTCCCGTACGAGAGGACGAACGTGGTGATGATGTAGAAGAAGCCGTTCTCCGCGAAGCGCGCCCCCATCGCCAGGAGGATCTGCTTCGGGTAGTTGCGCAGCGCATCCAGCACGGGGATGCGCGGGGACGCCTCCTGCGGCTTGCGGTGCTGGAACACCGGGGACTCCGCCACGCGCAGCCGGATGAACACGCCCATGCCGATGAGCAGCGAGCTGAGCAGGAAGGGGATGCGCCAGCCCCAGGCGAGGAACTCCGCCTCCGGCATGCGGGAGAAGACGGAGAAGACGGCCGTCGCCAGCAGCATCCCCGCCGGTGCTCCCATCTGCGGCCAGCTTCCATAGAAGCCCCGGCGGTGGGCGGGCGCATGCTCCACCGCCATCAGCACCGCGCCGCCCCACTCACCGCCCAGGCCGAAGCCCTGCACCAGCCGGAGCAGCACCAGCAACGCCGGCGCCCAGACGCCCAGCGTGTCGTAGGTGGGCAGCAGGCCCACAGCGAAGGTGGCCACGCCCATCAACATCAGCGTGGCGCTGAGCATGGCCTTGCGGCCGAGCTTGTCGCCGTAGTGGCCGAACACCACGCCGCCCAGAGGCCGGGCGACGAAGCCGACGGCGAAGGTGCCGAAGGCCGCCATCGTCCCCGTCAGCGGGTCGAAGGAGGGGAAGAAGAGGCGGTTGAACACCAGCGCCGCCGCCGTCCCGTAGAGGAAGAAGTCGTACCACTCGATGGCCGTGCCGATGAAGCTCGCCACCGCCACCTTGAAGATGGAGTCCTGCCGCGCCTGCGTGGGTTCCATGCCTTCCCCTCCCGAGTCCAACGTGGT
Proteins encoded in this region:
- a CDS encoding endonuclease/exonuclease/phosphatase family protein, whose translation is MFPRPLRLLAPLLGCAVLSLTACDDDEPDSQTGSTEAAVMTRNIYLGGNIFLLANAQTFEQVPAIAAQLYATVQATDFRDRAKALADEIQAADPALVGLQEVSLYRTQYPSDFRSYPLPDAANITYDFLAILMAELEARGLNYRVAAKVTNADSELPAALSGNASDLTDIRLTDYDVILSRGDVLISNVVEQNYTTNQQVPVGGASVTFRRGFTKVEATVDGARLTFVNSHMEGLMPANEAQANELATILAGYPRPLILVGDLNTGPGSPTPAYGILTGSAGLTDAWTTVGSGDGFTCCVSDTVNDTTTEGFDERIDLVLYNGDGLEPLSAEVVGDELSDRTEQGRWPSDHAGVVVRFRIDR
- a CDS encoding 3-hydroxybutyrate dehydrogenase, coding for MNQDSSRSALVTGAANGIGLAVAESLAAQGVRVLLADLDEAAGTAAAQRLPGARFQRADVSSREDCRALVAHAEREWGRLDILVNNAGLQHVSPVEEFPEDRWEQLIRIMLVGPFLLTRYALPLMYARKWGRIINVSSLHGLVASPYKSAYVSAKHGLMGLTKTVALEAADKGVTVNAVCPSYVRTPLVEKQIADQARVHGITETEVVEKIMLAPAAVKRLLEPSEVAAYISFLCSDAAAGITGAAQVMDCGWTAR
- a CDS encoding MFS transporter, producing the protein MEPTQARQDSIFKVAVASFIGTAIEWYDFFLYGTAAALVFNRLFFPSFDPLTGTMAAFGTFAVGFVARPLGGVVFGHYGDKLGRKAMLSATLMLMGVATFAVGLLPTYDTLGVWAPALLVLLRLVQGFGLGGEWGGAVLMAVEHAPAHRRGFYGSWPQMGAPAGMLLATAVFSVFSRMPEAEFLAWGWRIPFLLSSLLIGMGVFIRLRVAESPVFQHRKPQEASPRIPVLDALRNYPKQILLAMGARFAENGFFYIITTFVLSYGTERLGLPRSTFLNGVLIAMSVHLVAIPAFGAASDRFGRRPVYLAGAVGCGLMAFPFFWLLDTKETGLIWLAIVLGIIAHAAMYGPQASFFSELFGTRVRYSGASLGYQLASVFAGGLSPLVATALLAYSGGQAWSVSLYMVALAVITLVSVYLSAETFRENLTEAPPTSPGPDVLSEPSSRSPSPVPPR